One Microcebus murinus isolate Inina chromosome 10, M.murinus_Inina_mat1.0, whole genome shotgun sequence DNA segment encodes these proteins:
- the ATXN7L3B gene encoding ataxin-7-like protein 3B: protein MEEISLANLDTNKLEAIAQEIYVDLIEDSCLGFCFEVHRAVKCGYFYLEFAETGSVKDFGIQPVEDKGACRLPLCSLPGEPGNGPAQELQRSPPEFQ, encoded by the coding sequence ATGGAGGAAATTTCGTTGGCTAACCTGGATACTAACAAGCTAGAGGCCATCGCGCAGGAGATATACGTAGATCTGATAGAGGATTCCTGTTTGGGATTCTGCTTTGAGGTTCACCGGGCAGTCAAGTGTGGCTACTTCTACCTGGAGTTCGCGGAGACTGGTAGCGTGAAGGATTTTGGCATTCAGCCAGTGGAAGACAAAGGAGCGTGTCGCCTCCCGCTTTGCTCCCTTCCTGGAGAACCTGGGAATGGGCCTGCCCAGGAGCTGCAGCGCTCACCTCCTGAATTCCAGTAG